One stretch of Vulpes lagopus strain Blue_001 chromosome X, ASM1834538v1, whole genome shotgun sequence DNA includes these proteins:
- the YY2 gene encoding transcription factor YY2: MASNDALYIPTENLEILTDLVELHQIHNIPVESIPVENIPVESIPYEIISGSWVHGGHHHPPLIALQPLVTNNPNQGDHDQDLIMVQTQEEVVGYYESENLQATNNFEDQMVFPVDEDDGFQQTLAGLSASASSSTYSRSKKRSGQHRKASSKKNHTASEDQAGSSSSEMDCKKWEQKQVQIKTLEGEFSVTLWSPSEKRDQETGQIEDSAPDYSEYMTGKKLPPEGIPGIDLSDPKQLAEFTRMKPKPKEAALRTIACPHKGCVKMFKDNSAMRKHLHTHGPRVHVCAECGKAFVESSKLKRHQLVHTGEKPFQCTFEGCGKCFSLDFNLRTHVRIHTGDRPYICPFDACNKKFAQSTNLKSHILTHAKNKNNQ, from the exons ATGGCCTCAAACGACGCTCTCTACATCCCCACAGAAAATTTGGAGATCCTTACCGATCTTGTGGAGCTGCACCAGATCCAT AACATCCCTGTGGAGAGCATCCCTGTGGAGAACATCCCTGTGGAGAGCATCCCT TACGAGATTATCAGCGGCAGTTGGGTCCACGGTGGCCACCACCATCCGCCTCTGATTGCACTGCAGCCGCTTGTTACCAACAACCCGAACCAAGGGGACCACGACCAGGACCTAATCATGGTGCAGACACAGGAGGAAGTGGTGGGCTACTACGAGTCAGAAAACCTGCAGGCCACCAACAATTTCGAGGACCAGATGGTCTTCCCGGTTGATGAAGACGACGGCTTCCAGCAGACCCTGGCTGGCTTGTCAGCTTCCGCATCGTCATCAACCTACAGCCGCAGCAAAAAGCGCAGCGGCCAACACAGGAAGGCCAGCAGTAAGAAAAATCACACCGCCAGTGAGGACCAGGCTGGAAGTAGCAGCTCCGAGATGGACTGCAAGAAATGGGAGCAGAAGCAGGTGCAGATCAAAACCCTGGAGGGAGAGTTCTCCGTTACCCTGTGGTCCCCAAGCGAGAAAAGAGACCAGGAGACCGGGCAGATTGAGGACTCTGCTCCTGATTATTCAGAGTACATGACGGGAAAGAAGCTTCCTCCCGAAGGAATACCTGGTATTGATCTCTCAGATCCTAAACAACTGGCAGAATTTACTAGAATGAAGCCAAAACCCAAAGAAGCTGCTCTAAGAACAATAGCTTGCCCTCATAAAGGCTGTGTGAAGATGTTCAAAGATAATTCTGCCATGCGGAAACATCTGCACACCCACGGTCCTAGAGTCCACGTATGTGCAGAATGTGGCAAAGCTTTTGTCGAGAGCTCGAAACTAAAACGACATCAGCTGGTGCATACTGGAGAGAAGCCCTTTCAGTGCACATTTGAAGGCTGCGGAAAATGCTTTTCCCTCGACTTCAATTTGCGTACACATGTGCGAATCCATACCGGAGACAGGCCCTACATTTGCCCCTTTGATGCCTGCAATAAGAAGTTCGCTCAGTCAACTAACCTGAAGTCTCATATCTTAACACatgcaaagaacaaaaacaaccaGTAA